In the Nocardia asteroides genome, CAGGTACCAGGCCATGTGCTTGCGCAGATCGCGCATGGCCTTGTCCTCGCCGTCGTGGTCGGTGAGCAGCGCGCCGTGCCGGTACAGCACCTCGCCGACCCGGCCCAGGTTCGGCGGCTCCGGCATGGGCTCGCCGCGCAGCGCGGCGGCCAGCTCGGCGAAGAGCCACGGCCTGCCGAGGCAGCCGCGGCCGACCACGACGCCGTCGCAGCCGGTCTCCGCCATCATCCGCACCGCGTCGGCGGCGGCGAAGATGTCGCCGTTGCCGAGCACCGGGATGGTGGTCACGTGCTCCTTGAGCTTCGCGATGGCGGTCCAGTCCGCCTGCCCGGAGTAGCGCTGGGCCGCGGTCCGCGCGTGCAGCGCGACCGCCTGCGCGCCCTCGGCCTCGGCGATCCGCCCCGCGTCCAGGTAGGTCTGGTGCTCGTCGTCGATGCCGATCCGGAACTTCATGGTCACCGGGACGCCGTACGGCTCGGCGGCGCGCACCATGGCCTTGACGATCTCGGCGTAGAGCGAGCGCTTGTAGGGCAGCGCCGCGCCGCCGCCGAGCCTGGTCACCTTGGGCACCGGGCAGCCGAGGTTCATGTCGATGTGGTCGGCCCAGCCCTCGCCCGCCACGATCCGCACCGCCTCGGCCAGCGTCTTCGGGTCGACCCCGTAGAGCTGCATGGACCTGGGGTGCTCGTCGGCGTCGAAGGACATCATGTGCAGCGTCTTCTCGTTCCGCTCCACGATCGCCCGCGCGGTGATCATCTCGCAGACGTAGAGCGAGGTCGCGCTGCCGAACTCGCGGCAGAGCTTGCGGAACGCCAGGTTGGTGATGCCAGCCATCGGGGCGAGCACCACCGGGGGATCGACCGGGTAGGGGCCGATCCGCAGCGCGTTGCCCGTTGCTGCCGCGGTCGCGGCTTCCAGCGTCGTCACGGTTACCAGTGTGGCACCGCAGGGGAGCTGCCCGGCCGCGCCGGGGCGTCCGGGGCGGGGAATATCACGAAACGCGAACGCCGCCGCCCGGACGAATCCGGACGGCGGCGGTGACCCGAGCTCCGCGGCGTCAGCTGCCGGTGGTGGCCAGCTCGCGCTTCTTGGCCTCGCGGGCCAGCATTCGGTCGCGCTGTTCCTCGAACTTGATCACGTCGGCGCCGAGCCGCTCCAGGAACTTCCCGAGCCGCTCGCGGACCTCTTCACCGCGCGGGCTGAAATCGTCGCGCTCGAAGATCTGCCACTTCTTCAGCACCGGGTTGACCACGTCCTCGAGGTGCTGGCGCAGGTCGTAGATGCCGTGCTTGGCCATCAGCACGCCGTTGCGGCGGAAGTTGGGCATGCCCGCGCCCGGCATCTGGAAGTTCTCCAGGATCAGGGTGATCGCGTCCAGCGCCTGGTCGGGGGAGAGGTCGAGCGCCGCGCCGCAGAGGTTGCGGTAGAAGATCATGTGCAGGTTCTCGTCGGCGGCGACGCGCTGCAGCATGCGGTCGGCGATCGGGTCGTCGCACACCTTGCCGGTGTTGCGGTGGCTGACCCGGGTGGCCAGCTCCTGGAAGGTGACGTAGGCGACCGAGTGCAGGAAGCCGGCGTCGGCCTCGGTGGGGGAGGCGAAGCCGTTGGTCATGTGGATCATCCGCGCCTCTTCGAGGGCGACGGGATCGACACCGCGGGTGACCACCAGGTAGTCCCGCATCACGATGCCGTGCCGGTTCTCCTCGGCGGTCCAGCGCCCGACCCAGGTGCCCCACGCGCCGTCCTGCGAGAAGTTCTCCGCGATCTCCCGGTGATAGGAGGGGAGGTTGTCCTCGGTCAGCAGGTTGGTGATCATGGCCGCCTTGGCGACCTCGTTCAGCTGGGACTGCTCCGGTGCCCAGTCCACACCGCCCATGGCGGCGAAGTTCCGGCCCTCGTCCCACGGCACGTAATCGTGGGGGTGCCATTCCTTGGCCATGGAGATGTGCCGGTTGACGTTCTCTTCGGCAACCGGCTCCAACTCTGTCAGAAGCTCGAGTTGAGTCAGATCCCTTGCCATAGTGTCTTGTGCCCTTCTCAGTCGGTGCGTGCGGTCGTTCGGGTCGTTTTCCACGGTAGACCGAAGCCGATGCGGCCATACCTTACGGCACCGTAGGTGTGATGCGAAACGCATCTCCGGGTGCTGTCCGCTACCGTCAGCCCACTCCGGCCACGTCCGTATCGCCCCCTGAACCAGGGGGGCGACGACCCCGATTCTAGGGCTCCGCGGCGTTCCGTGGACTATCGTCCGGCGAGCCCCGTCGTTAGCTGGCCGTGGCCTGGGTTACAGCGCGGGAGCTGGGCTCTCACCGGATCCGGCCGGCCGCCCGCGGCCGCCGGGAGCGCGGTGGGGTGGCGGTATCCGCCTGGCATCGGCGGATTCCGGCGCTGCGGGGAACCCAAGCGGGCCGCCGGACGGGACCGCGAACCTGCTACCCGTCGGTAGCTTTTGCTGGCGCGGCGCTCGCCCGGCGGGGCCGGAGAGCTTCTGGCGAGATAAGGCAAATGTGTAGAGGTGGCCGTGAATCCTGCTCGTGCCCGCGCGTGGTGGTCGGGTACTGTGTCCGACCGAGCCCCTTTAGCTCAGTTGGTAGAGCTGGTGACTTTTAATCACTAGGTCGTAGGTTCGAGTCCTACAGGGGGCACCACGCCCCAGGTTTCCCGCTCGACGACAGTCACCACTCCGCTTCGGTCGCTTCGGCGTGCTTGCCTCGGAATGATGGGCATCACATCTGCCCCGTGGTGGGAATCGCTCCGATATTCGCGGTGCTTCCGTTCGGAAGCCGTTCCGCGCGCCCGAACCGACCGTGCGCGAGGGGATTCCGCAGGTGGCGCGAGCCGCTCGGGTAACGCGGCGGCGGATGGGGTCGATGTGCCCTGGAATCCGCAGCCCCGGCTTCACCTCTGCTCCGGTCCATGCCTATTATCGAAACATGTTGTCCAGCAAAGCCTTTGGATTTGCGGGGGAGACAGTCGGGTGCGCGGGGGTGCCCGGAACGGATCGGGTGCGCCGGTGCGCGGCCGGAAACCGGCCGCGCGGAGCTGTCGGGCCGGTGGCCCGGCGCCGGTTCCGTTCGGTCCGGAATAGCGGTGAGTTCGCCGCCTATAACCGATTGCGGACTGTTTGCCGGAATGCGAATTCTGGCGATCGCGACGGCAGACCCCTCGGTTTGCCACGTGCCGCATGCGGTTTCCGGGTACGGTGGCGGCCTGGTGAAATTCGGGAGAAACACCGCGCGCGAGCGGATCGTGATTGATTCGGGATGTGTACGGCTCTCCCGGGCCGCGCCGCGATCGGGGCCCCCGATCGCGGTACCGCTGGAGTCGAACGCCGCAGGAGGAGGCCGATTCGAGACGAAAAACGCCCGGATGCGCACCCCCTGCGGCGCACCCGGGCAGAGGAACTATACCAGCTGGTGTGTTTCGAGTTTCACACCGAGTTTTCGTACCTAAAGTTTGTAATTGGGCGAAAACCCAGGTTGAAGTGTAAACAAGAGTCGTCATTATGCGCTGCCGGTTTCTTCCCAAGGGGGGTTAGCCAGCGGCGGCGAGTAAGCTTCGGAGGCGTTTCGAGCATGGCACGGCAGCAAGAGCGGGCCCGCCGGACACGTGCGGCGATCATCAGGTCCGCCGCCGTTGAATTCGGGAAGAGCGGCTACGCCGCGGCGTCGCTCAATCGGATACTGGAAGGGTCGCGGGCGACCAAGGGGGCGATGTACTTCCATTTCGACTCCAAGGAGGATCTGGCGCGCGCCGTCCTCGACACGGCGATCGAGCGATATCGCGCATCCGCCGAACGTTGGCTCACCCGAACGGATCTCGGGCCGCTCGACGTTCTGCACGGGATGATCGACGAGATGGCGCTCCGGCTGCAGCACGACATCATCGTGCAGGCCGAGTACCGGCTCATCATCGAGCCCGATTTCTACCGCGACGTACAGACCGGCGGCAGCCGGATCATCGGCCGCGCCACCAAGACACTGGCGGTGCGCGCGATGGAGCAGGGGCAGCTGCGCGCGGACGCCGACCCGGACCGGTTCACCCGGACCCTGGCGGCCGCGCTGGCCGGCCAGCGGTACCTGATCGACGTCTTCGGCGGCGGCATCGATCTGCGCTCGCGGTTCCAGGAGGCGCTGGAGGTGGTGATCGAGGCCATGGCCACCCAGGAGTGGGCGGAGAAGTTCCGCAGCAACGGCTGGCAGGCATCCGCCCGACTCGAAGAACTCGGATTGGGTATCTGACCAGCCGGTTTGGGAATCCGGGGCGGTCTGTCATAAGCTATGCGAGCTCCCAGCGGAAACGTTGAAAGCCGATCCGGAGAGATCCGGAACGAGCCCCCTTCGTCTAGCGGCCTAGGACGCCGCCCTTTCAAGGCGGTAGCGCGGGTTCGAATCCCGTAGGGGGTACGGCCTTCGGGTCGTTGGTAGCAAAGCAAGGCCCTGTGGCGCAGTTGGTTAGCGCGCCGCCCTGTCACGGCGGAGGTCGCGGGTTCGAGTCCCGTCAGGGTCGCACACGAGTGCCGGAGAAATCCGGCACTTCGCGTATGGCAGCCGTTTCGCAGTTGCCTGCGGCCAGGTAGCTCAGTTGGTACGAGCGTCCGCCTGAAAAGCGGAAGGTCGCCGGTTCGATCCCGGCCCTGGCCACAGAGTCCCTCTGATCGTCGCCGATCAGGGGGATTTCGCGTTTCCGGGGCAGTGGCGGGCCGGCTAGCCGCGGACCGCGCGGACGGCGGCGTCGCTGACCGTCTCGATGATCTGATCCAGGGTGAGCGGGCCGTCCGGGCGGTACCAGCGCCACACGCTGATGACCATGCCGAGCACCAGCCTGCCGAGGGTGCGCGGATCGCCGTCGGCGAAGTCGCCCGCATCGATGCCGCGCTGGACCAGCTCGGTCCAGCGCGCTTCGACCTCCTGCACCAGGCCGCGCGAGCGCAGCCGCTCGGCCTCCTCCTTCTCCGACTGCCGCGGAGCGGCCAGCAGATCCAGGTGGTTCTGCAGGATGCGCCGCTGCAGCGCGTCGCTGGGGGTGGCGGTCAGCGCGCTCCCGACGGCGGCGCGCAGCGCGGTGGCCGGGTCGTCGATGCCGTCGGTGGCTGCGTCGAAGCGCTCGACCGAATCGGCGAGCTCCAGCCGCATGATGGTGAGCAGGCAGTGCGCCTTGGACTCGAAGTAGTGGTAGAGCGCGGTCTGGCCGATGCCGACCTCGTCCGCGATCGACGCCCACTTGGTGTGGTCGTAGCCGACCCGGCCGAACTGGTCGATCGCGACCGCGAGGATGGTGCTTCGCTTGGATCGCGGGCTCTCCCGGCGCGCTCCGGTATCGACGGTCATCAGCGAGTGCCCCCATACGCTAGGTGTGAACGCGTAACCCTAGCGGGCTTGAGGTGAACTCGGGTCAAAATCGCGTTCGGGTGAGTCCCGTGTACGGAGCCTGCTCCGGTGGAATGCTGGGGGCATGGCTGAACGCTGGTACTACTGCTTGAAGCACAACAGGGCCGAGCGCGGGCGGCAGTGCTGGTTCCGGGACCGGATGGGCCCCTACCCGGACCAGGCGACGGCCGAGCGCGCGCTGGAAATCGCAAGGGCGCGAAACGAACAGGCCGACCGCTCCGACCGGAACTGGAGCGAGGGCGGCTGAACCCACCCCGCCGCCCGGCTTCCCCGCGCGCGGATCGAGTACCGTTTCCCCGGAATCAGGCGAACGCTCGCGGGTCTTCATGCCCGCGGCGCGTGAACAGGTGAGCTGGGAGGGCGACCCTTGAGGGTTACCGTTGTTGTGCCGACCTACGACGAGCGGGATAATCTGCCGGTCGCGGTGGAGCGGCTGACGTCGCTGTCCATCCCCGACCTGCACATCCTCGTCGTGGACGACAACTCGCCGGACGGCACGGGTGAGGTGGCCGACAAGCTCGCCGCCGAGCTGCCCGCCGTCGTCGGCGTGCTGCACCGCACCGAGAAGGACGGCCTCGGCCGGGCCTACATCGCGGGCATCACCCGCGCCCTCGACGAGGGCGCCGACGTGGTGATCCAGATGGACGCCGACCTCTCGCATCCGGCCGAGGTGATCCCGGCGATGCTGGAGAAGCTGCGCGACACCGACGCGGGCGTCGTCCTCGGCTCCCGCTACGTGCCCGGCGGCTCCACCGCCGAGGAGTGGAAGTGGTACCGCAAGGCGCTCTCCGCCTGGGCCAACTTCTACGTCAACGCCATCCTGCGGCTCGGCGTCAAGGACGCCACCGCCGGTTTCAAGGCGTGGAAGGCCGATACGCTGCGCGCCATCGAGGTCGGCTCGATCCGCAGCAACGGCTACTCGTTCCAGGTCGAGATGAACTACCGCACCGTCAAGCGCGGCTACACCATCGCCGAGGTGCCGATCCGCTTCGAGGAGCGCACCATCGGCGACTCCAAGATGAGCTTCGCGGTGCAGCTGGAGTCGGCGCTCATGCCGTGGAAGCTGCTCTTCAACCGCAAGGTCTGACGCCCGCGCCGGGTGGGCGCGGGCGCCGGACCCCGTGGTCAGGCCGCCTCGCCCGGCTCGGCCAGCTTGCGCCGCAGCCCCTCCAGCCCGATCACGATGGCGGGAATCAGCGTGACGTGCATGAGCGCGAGCGCGATCGTCGACGACAGGTCGAAGTCGGCGGCGATGGTCAGCCCGATGGTGGCGATGGCCAGCACCGCCCCGACGATCTCGGCGACCCGCAGGATGCCGGGCCAGCGGTAGGCGAGCAGCACCGCGGCGGTCAGCCCGACCAGCATCGGCGCCGCCGTGATGAAGACGATGCCGCTCGCGGGCACCTCGCCCACCTCGCCGTTGTTGGTGGCCTCGAAGTTCACCCCCGCCGCCTTGGCGATGGCCCAGATGATCAGGTTGGCGACGACGGCGGCGACGGTCGGGCCGAGCACCGCGGCGGGGCGGCTCAGCGCGGGGACTCGGCTCGGTGTGGTGGAAGCGGTGGTCACGGTGGGGTCTCCCTCCCTCGGGCGCCGGAGCGGCTCCGGCTCTGCCCACTCATACTGAAACCTCAATAATCCTCGAGGTCAAGTCTTTTGTCCCGGCCAGTGCAGCAGGGTGTGCAGATACTGCCTGCGCACCTGCTCGACCTTCTCGTCCAGCGCGGCCGGATCCCAGCCGGAGACGTCGATCGGCGGCAGGATCGCCACGTCCACCACGCCGGGGCGCGCGACCGCGGCG is a window encoding:
- a CDS encoding polyprenol monophosphomannose synthase, which encodes MGGRPLRVTVVVPTYDERDNLPVAVERLTSLSIPDLHILVVDDNSPDGTGEVADKLAAELPAVVGVLHRTEKDGLGRAYIAGITRALDEGADVVIQMDADLSHPAEVIPAMLEKLRDTDAGVVLGSRYVPGGSTAEEWKWYRKALSAWANFYVNAILRLGVKDATAGFKAWKADTLRAIEVGSIRSNGYSFQVEMNYRTVKRGYTIAEVPIRFEERTIGDSKMSFAVQLESALMPWKLLFNRKV
- a CDS encoding TetR/AcrR family transcriptional regulator: MTVDTGARRESPRSKRSTILAVAIDQFGRVGYDHTKWASIADEVGIGQTALYHYFESKAHCLLTIMRLELADSVERFDAATDGIDDPATALRAAVGSALTATPSDALQRRILQNHLDLLAAPRQSEKEEAERLRSRGLVQEVEARWTELVQRGIDAGDFADGDPRTLGRLVLGMVISVWRWYRPDGPLTLDQIIETVSDAAVRAVRG
- a CDS encoding acyl-ACP desaturase, whose protein sequence is MARDLTQLELLTELEPVAEENVNRHISMAKEWHPHDYVPWDEGRNFAAMGGVDWAPEQSQLNEVAKAAMITNLLTEDNLPSYHREIAENFSQDGAWGTWVGRWTAEENRHGIVMRDYLVVTRGVDPVALEEARMIHMTNGFASPTEADAGFLHSVAYVTFQELATRVSHRNTGKVCDDPIADRMLQRVAADENLHMIFYRNLCGAALDLSPDQALDAITLILENFQMPGAGMPNFRRNGVLMAKHGIYDLRQHLEDVVNPVLKKWQIFERDDFSPRGEEVRERLGKFLERLGADVIKFEEQRDRMLAREAKKRELATTGS
- the dusB gene encoding tRNA dihydrouridine synthase DusB, whose product is MEAATAAATGNALRIGPYPVDPPVVLAPMAGITNLAFRKLCREFGSATSLYVCEMITARAIVERNEKTLHMMSFDADEHPRSMQLYGVDPKTLAEAVRIVAGEGWADHIDMNLGCPVPKVTRLGGGAALPYKRSLYAEIVKAMVRAAEPYGVPVTMKFRIGIDDEHQTYLDAGRIAEAEGAQAVALHARTAAQRYSGQADWTAIAKLKEHVTTIPVLGNGDIFAAADAVRMMAETGCDGVVVGRGCLGRPWLFAELAAALRGEPMPEPPNLGRVGEVLYRHGALLTDHDGEDKAMRDLRKHMAWYLMGFPVGSELRRAFATVSRLSELAALVEQLDREAPFPRDAEGPRGRQGSPGKVALPHGWLDDPDDLAVPHAADVMHSGG
- a CDS encoding DUF6069 family protein, with translation MTTASTTPSRVPALSRPAAVLGPTVAAVVANLIIWAIAKAAGVNFEATNNGEVGEVPASGIVFITAAPMLVGLTAAVLLAYRWPGILRVAEIVGAVLAIATIGLTIAADFDLSSTIALALMHVTLIPAIVIGLEGLRRKLAEPGEAA
- a CDS encoding TetR/AcrR family transcriptional regulator, translated to MARQQERARRTRAAIIRSAAVEFGKSGYAAASLNRILEGSRATKGAMYFHFDSKEDLARAVLDTAIERYRASAERWLTRTDLGPLDVLHGMIDEMALRLQHDIIVQAEYRLIIEPDFYRDVQTGGSRIIGRATKTLAVRAMEQGQLRADADPDRFTRTLAAALAGQRYLIDVFGGGIDLRSRFQEALEVVIEAMATQEWAEKFRSNGWQASARLEELGLGI